One region of Bosea sp. 29B genomic DNA includes:
- a CDS encoding winged helix-turn-helix domain-containing protein, with protein MPATRFSFRLDFTPGGRLGPGKMQLLEAIGETGSISAAGRSMKMSYRRAWLLVDDLNRIFRAPLVEAQPGGAKGGGAHLTALGREIVANYRAIEAKALEAGAAEIEALRGAVALRDS; from the coding sequence TTGCCGGCGACGCGCTTCAGCTTCCGGCTCGATTTCACACCAGGCGGACGCCTCGGGCCCGGCAAGATGCAATTGCTGGAGGCGATCGGCGAGACCGGTTCGATCTCCGCCGCCGGTCGCTCGATGAAGATGTCCTATCGCCGCGCCTGGCTATTGGTCGACGATCTCAACCGCATCTTCCGCGCGCCGCTGGTCGAGGCGCAGCCCGGCGGCGCCAAGGGCGGGGGCGCCCATCTGACGGCGCTCGGCCGCGAGATCGTCGCCAACTATCGCGCCATCGAGGCGAAGGCGCTGGAAGCGGGGGCCGCGGAGATAGAGGCGTTGCGGGGTGCTGTTGCCCTGCGTGATTCCTGA
- a CDS encoding GntR family transcriptional regulator has translation MDSPADTTPLAALLAQVPQPEPGRRKGALHGSTVAKLRNLIVTGALAPGAKLNERELCLQLGVSRTPVREAIKTLTQDGLLRALPNKSSVVAELDVGEIEALIDVVSTIEGLAGELAAARATDEAVAEIGMLHYKMMLHHTRDELPGYFEANKAFHRRIVELSGNPVLLWIWELLALRVDRARYSSNLWPKRWKMAIQEHEQILAALTAGDAALASQRLREHVRNGLSGLVAALKERGAAAEGR, from the coding sequence ATGGATAGTCCGGCCGACACGACCCCGCTCGCAGCGCTTCTCGCTCAGGTACCGCAGCCCGAGCCGGGCCGGCGCAAGGGCGCTCTGCACGGCAGCACGGTCGCAAAACTACGCAATCTGATCGTCACCGGGGCGCTGGCGCCGGGCGCCAAGCTGAACGAGCGCGAGCTCTGCCTGCAGCTCGGCGTCTCACGCACGCCGGTGCGCGAGGCGATCAAGACGCTGACCCAGGATGGCTTGTTGCGGGCGCTGCCGAACAAGTCGTCAGTGGTCGCCGAGCTCGATGTCGGCGAGATCGAGGCGCTGATCGATGTTGTCTCGACGATCGAGGGATTGGCCGGCGAGCTCGCCGCAGCGCGTGCCACCGACGAGGCCGTCGCCGAGATCGGCATGCTGCACTACAAGATGATGCTGCATCACACCCGCGACGAGCTGCCGGGCTATTTCGAGGCCAACAAGGCCTTCCACCGCCGCATCGTCGAACTTTCCGGCAATCCCGTCCTGCTCTGGATCTGGGAGTTGCTGGCGCTGCGGGTCGACCGCGCCCGCTACTCCTCGAACCTCTGGCCGAAGCGCTGGAAGATGGCGATCCAGGAGCATGAGCAGATCCTGGCGGCGCTGACCGCCGGCGACGCCGCGCTGGCGAGCCAGCGCCTGCGTGAGCACGTCCGCAACGGGCTGTCGGGGCTCGTCGCGGCACTGAAGGAGAGGGGAGCGGCTGCGGAGGGGCGTTGA
- a CDS encoding cyclase family protein — protein sequence MHIVDLSMPIAPHFRWPVELSIKGDIAAGDQFRVSKINGPCHGFSHVDAPAHFVAGAPTIEATPLSRVVGPCRVLDLSERPANEPIGPEHLAAADAGGADGEILLLATQWNDRRDYHDKSFWTEAPWLTLEAAQWLAERKPTAVAFDFPQDYPIRLLLEGKEVPKPEHVTHHVLLSHGVTLIEYVVNTSRLTAPRNLFSAAPLLIPNADGAPARIYAIEGLAV from the coding sequence ATGCACATCGTCGACCTTTCCATGCCGATCGCACCGCATTTCCGCTGGCCGGTGGAGCTTTCGATCAAGGGCGATATCGCGGCGGGAGACCAGTTCCGGGTCTCGAAGATCAACGGCCCCTGCCATGGCTTCTCGCATGTCGATGCGCCGGCCCATTTCGTCGCCGGCGCGCCGACGATCGAGGCGACGCCGCTCAGCCGGGTCGTCGGCCCCTGCCGGGTGCTTGATCTAAGCGAGCGCCCGGCCAATGAGCCGATCGGCCCCGAGCATCTCGCCGCTGCCGATGCCGGCGGGGCCGATGGCGAGATCCTGCTGTTGGCGACGCAGTGGAACGACCGGCGCGACTATCATGACAAGAGCTTCTGGACCGAAGCGCCCTGGCTGACGCTGGAAGCGGCGCAGTGGCTGGCGGAGCGCAAGCCGACAGCCGTCGCCTTCGACTTCCCGCAGGACTACCCGATCCGCCTCCTGCTCGAAGGCAAGGAAGTGCCCAAGCCCGAGCATGTCACCCACCACGTCCTGCTCAGCCATGGCGTCACGCTAATCGAATATGTCGTCAACACCAGCAGGCTGACGGCACCGCGCAACCTGTTCTCGGCCGCGCCGCTGCTGATCCCGAACGCCGACGGCGCCCCCGCGCGCATCTACGCCATCGAGGGCCTGGCCGTCTGA
- a CDS encoding NAD(P)-dependent oxidoreductase codes for MSETIGFIGLGLMGAGFCKRLIATGRKVVGYDLYPARRAEAEALGIALAGSPAEVAERANPICIAVTTTKAVQAVVTGEGGILSAKPKQGAIVIDFSTTEIGVTKALGAALAEAGIGFIDAPVSGGPPAAEAGKLAIMAGGAPETIEQVRLLAESLGLFTHMGAVGAGQATKLVNQALCLTNYVVVAESLRLAEAYGVDADKIPAALAPGLGNSAVLQAMMPRMVARDFAPKGYARQVLKDLEMLMEAGREQHLAMPMVAQATTLYRMLVAQGHSELDAIAVLKVLPEAEQAH; via the coding sequence ATGAGCGAGACGATCGGCTTCATCGGCCTCGGGCTGATGGGCGCGGGCTTCTGCAAGCGCCTGATCGCGACCGGTCGCAAGGTGGTCGGATACGATCTCTACCCGGCCCGGCGGGCTGAGGCCGAAGCGCTCGGAATCGCCCTTGCCGGCTCCCCGGCCGAGGTGGCCGAGCGCGCCAATCCCATCTGCATCGCAGTGACCACCACCAAGGCGGTGCAGGCGGTGGTAACAGGCGAAGGCGGCATCCTCTCGGCCAAACCAAAGCAGGGCGCCATCGTCATCGACTTCTCGACGACCGAGATCGGCGTGACCAAAGCGCTCGGAGCGGCGCTGGCGGAAGCTGGTATCGGTTTCATCGACGCGCCGGTCTCGGGCGGGCCACCCGCGGCGGAAGCGGGCAAGCTCGCGATCATGGCCGGCGGCGCGCCTGAAACGATTGAACAGGTGCGGCTGCTCGCCGAGAGTCTTGGCCTCTTCACCCATATGGGCGCGGTCGGCGCCGGCCAGGCGACCAAGCTGGTCAACCAGGCGCTGTGCCTGACCAATTATGTCGTGGTGGCGGAATCGCTGCGGCTGGCCGAGGCCTATGGCGTCGATGCCGACAAGATCCCGGCGGCGCTGGCGCCGGGCCTCGGCAATTCGGCGGTGCTGCAGGCGATGATGCCACGCATGGTCGCGCGCGATTTCGCGCCGAAGGGCTATGCCAGGCAGGTGCTGAAGGACCTGGAGATGCTGATGGAGGCCGGGCGTGAGCAGCATTTGGCCATGCCGATGGTCGCTCAGGCGACGACGCTCTATCGCATGCTCGTCGCGCAAGGCCATAGCGAGCTCGACGCGATCGCGGTGCTGAAGGTGCTGCCGGAGGCCGAGCAGGCGCACTGA
- the modC gene encoding molybdenum ABC transporter ATP-binding protein, with the protein MNAVIEVSVAHRLGAFSLDAEFASDGRLTALFGRSGSGKTSLVNVISGLIRPQSGRVVIDGRVMVDSAAGIFVPKHKRRIGYVFQEARLFPHLSVRQNLLYGRWFAPKAEDGGSKLDDVLDLLGIGHLLQRQPGALSGGEKQRVAIGRALLAKPRLLLMDEPLASLDEERKAEILPYIERLRDGFGIPIVYVSHSIAEVARLATHLVILDQGKVSMSGPTAELMSRPDVPILSASAEAGAILDARVLHHEPEHGLTILETAAGPLQIARRNVPEGAALRVRILASDVMLSLKPLDGISALNVLPGRVSALGARHGDGGALEVRLDCNGAGLLARLTVKSAEQLRLAPGSPVYAVIKSVSIDTP; encoded by the coding sequence ATGAACGCGGTCATCGAGGTTTCCGTGGCGCACCGGCTGGGCGCCTTTTCGCTCGATGCCGAATTCGCCTCGGACGGGCGGCTGACGGCACTGTTCGGTCGCTCCGGCTCGGGCAAGACCTCGCTGGTCAACGTCATCTCCGGCCTGATCCGGCCGCAATCCGGCCGCGTCGTCATCGACGGGCGGGTGATGGTCGACAGCGCAGCCGGTATCTTCGTGCCCAAGCACAAGCGCCGGATCGGCTATGTCTTCCAGGAGGCGCGGCTCTTCCCGCATCTCTCAGTCAGGCAGAACCTGCTCTATGGCCGCTGGTTCGCGCCAAAGGCGGAGGATGGCGGCAGCAAGCTCGACGACGTGCTCGACCTGCTCGGCATCGGCCATCTCCTGCAGAGGCAGCCGGGGGCGCTCTCCGGCGGCGAGAAGCAGCGCGTCGCGATCGGCCGCGCCTTGCTGGCCAAGCCACGCCTGCTGCTGATGGACGAACCGCTCGCTTCGCTCGACGAAGAGCGCAAGGCCGAGATCCTTCCCTATATCGAGCGCCTGCGCGACGGCTTCGGCATCCCGATCGTCTACGTCTCGCATTCGATCGCCGAGGTGGCGCGGCTCGCCACCCATCTTGTCATCCTCGACCAAGGCAAGGTCTCGATGAGCGGGCCGACGGCCGAATTGATGTCCCGGCCCGATGTGCCGATCCTCTCCGCTTCGGCGGAGGCCGGCGCGATTCTCGACGCGCGCGTGCTGCACCACGAGCCGGAGCACGGCCTGACGATCCTGGAGACCGCAGCCGGGCCGTTGCAGATCGCCCGGCGCAATGTGCCGGAAGGAGCGGCACTGCGCGTGCGCATCCTCGCCAGCGACGTGATGCTGAGCCTGAAACCGCTCGATGGAATCAGCGCGCTCAACGTCCTGCCGGGACGGGTCTCGGCACTCGGCGCCCGGCATGGCGATGGCGGCGCGCTGGAGGTGCGGCTCGATTGCAACGGCGCCGGCCTGCTCGCCCGTCTCACGGTGAAGTCGGCCGAGCAATTGCGTCTGGCGCCCGGCAGCCCGGTCTATGCGGTGATCAAGAGCGTCTCGATCGATACGCCGTAG
- a CDS encoding flagellar biosynthesis protein FlgA, which yields MNIENLFALKPSAPDRVISAALVGAGEFGASFIGQARRAPHIEPRVVCDLDIGRARKAALAGGLSEAEVVDCHSAAEAKAALERGLVALIGDAAHLEGLPVDVVVEATGDPEGAAMTALAAIEAGRHLVMVTKEAECIIGPILAHRARQKGVVHTPVDGDQPSLLIGLIGWARVLGLPIVAAGKSSESDFVWDPEAGTVTAWEKAVTAADFAAAFGKLGSDPLGLLEARAKLPFPRATVPDLCEMGIVANHTGLMPDVAAMHAPIARTTELPSLFRPAAEGGLLSGTGRVDMFNCLRRPDELSFAGGVFVIAETPDLATGKLFAGKGIPCSPDGRYVLLHNPVHLLGAEAPVSALSAALLGQSTGGAEVLPRVDLTARASRDLEPGETLTMGYRHVIEGLEPQLTPARPLGPSEPVPYYLTAGRPVVRKVARGAVVTCADVALDETTTLVRLRREQDALFNPGAL from the coding sequence GTGAACATCGAGAACCTCTTCGCGCTGAAGCCCAGCGCGCCCGATCGCGTGATCTCCGCCGCCCTGGTCGGCGCCGGCGAATTCGGCGCGAGCTTCATCGGCCAGGCGCGCCGCGCCCCGCATATCGAGCCGCGCGTCGTCTGCGACCTCGATATCGGCCGCGCCCGCAAGGCAGCGCTCGCCGGCGGCCTGAGTGAGGCTGAGGTCGTCGACTGCCATAGCGCCGCCGAGGCCAAGGCCGCTCTCGAACGCGGGCTGGTCGCGCTGATCGGCGATGCCGCCCATCTCGAAGGACTGCCGGTCGACGTCGTCGTCGAGGCGACCGGCGATCCGGAAGGCGCGGCGATGACTGCGCTCGCGGCGATCGAGGCCGGCCGCCACCTCGTCATGGTGACCAAGGAGGCCGAATGCATCATCGGCCCGATCCTCGCTCACCGCGCCAGGCAGAAGGGCGTCGTGCATACCCCGGTCGACGGCGACCAGCCGAGCCTGCTGATCGGACTGATCGGCTGGGCCCGCGTCCTCGGCCTGCCGATCGTCGCCGCCGGCAAGTCATCTGAGTCCGATTTCGTCTGGGATCCGGAGGCCGGCACCGTCACAGCCTGGGAGAAGGCTGTGACGGCCGCCGATTTCGCCGCGGCTTTCGGCAAGCTCGGCAGCGACCCGCTTGGCCTGCTCGAGGCCCGTGCAAAGCTGCCCTTCCCGCGCGCCACTGTGCCCGACCTTTGCGAGATGGGCATCGTCGCAAACCATACCGGGCTGATGCCGGACGTGGCCGCGATGCATGCACCGATCGCGCGGACCACGGAATTGCCGAGCCTGTTCCGGCCGGCGGCCGAGGGTGGCCTGCTCTCCGGCACCGGTCGCGTCGACATGTTCAACTGTCTCAGGCGGCCGGACGAGCTCTCCTTCGCCGGCGGCGTCTTCGTCATCGCCGAGACGCCTGATCTGGCGACCGGCAAGCTCTTTGCCGGCAAAGGCATCCCCTGCTCGCCGGATGGCCGCTATGTCCTGCTGCACAACCCTGTGCACCTGCTCGGAGCGGAAGCGCCGGTGTCGGCGCTCTCGGCCGCCCTCCTTGGCCAATCGACCGGCGGCGCCGAGGTCCTGCCGCGCGTCGACCTGACGGCGCGGGCGAGCCGCGACCTCGAGCCGGGCGAGACCCTGACCATGGGCTATCGCCACGTCATCGAGGGGTTGGAGCCGCAATTGACCCCTGCCCGTCCGCTCGGACCGAGCGAGCCGGTCCCCTATTACCTCACCGCCGGCCGGCCGGTGGTGCGCAAGGTGGCGCGCGGCGCGGTCGTCACCTGCGCCGATGTCGCCCTCGACGAGACCACCACCCTGGTTCGCCTGCGCCGCGAGCAGGACGCGTTGTTCAACCCCGGCGCGCTTTGA
- a CDS encoding enoyl-CoA hydratase/isomerase family protein — protein sequence MNDEILYDVADGVGTVTLNRPQARNALTFAMYEGLAEILGNPEKHGAPKVFVVTGAGEKAFAAGTDISQFREFKTAEDALAYENRIERVITTIESCTVPTIAAIAGAVTGGGAAIACACDLRIATQSARFGFPVARTLGNCLSMANYARLASLLGPARVKDIIFTARLVEAEEGHRIGLYNELVVDHAALMARVKELAQTIRGHAPLTMRATKEALRRLTAAASADIDGDDLVTLCYTSADFREGMEAFLGKRTPNWQGK from the coding sequence ATGAACGACGAGATTCTCTACGACGTCGCCGATGGGGTCGGCACCGTCACGCTCAACCGCCCACAGGCACGCAATGCCCTGACCTTCGCCATGTATGAAGGGCTGGCCGAGATCCTCGGCAATCCCGAGAAGCACGGCGCGCCGAAAGTGTTCGTCGTCACCGGCGCCGGCGAGAAGGCCTTCGCCGCCGGCACCGACATCTCGCAGTTCCGCGAATTCAAGACGGCGGAGGACGCCCTCGCCTATGAGAACCGGATCGAGCGGGTGATCACCACAATCGAGAGCTGCACGGTGCCGACCATCGCGGCGATCGCGGGCGCGGTCACCGGCGGCGGCGCGGCGATCGCCTGCGCCTGCGACCTCCGGATCGCGACGCAATCGGCCCGCTTCGGCTTCCCGGTGGCGCGCACGCTCGGCAACTGCCTGTCGATGGCGAACTATGCCCGGCTCGCCAGCCTGCTCGGCCCGGCCCGCGTCAAGGACATCATCTTCACCGCGCGGCTGGTCGAGGCCGAGGAAGGTCATCGCATCGGCCTCTACAACGAGCTCGTCGTCGACCATGCCGCACTGATGGCGCGCGTGAAGGAGCTTGCGCAGACGATCCGCGGCCATGCGCCCTTGACGATGCGCGCCACCAAGGAGGCGCTGCGCCGGCTCACGGCGGCGGCGAGCGCCGACATCGACGGCGATGATCTCGTCACCCTCTGCTACACCAGCGCCGATTTCCGTGAGGGCATGGAAGCCTTCCTCGGCAAGCGCACGCCGAACTGGCAAGGCAAATGA
- a CDS encoding CoA transferase gives MPRPTPSTALERLRVLDLTRVRAGPTCARIFADFGADVIKIESPPGVDPNENMSGPRHGYDMQNLHRNKRSLTLNLKTASGKAILRKLIVDADLLVENFRPDVKERLGLDFETLHALNPRLILVSISGFGQSGPYRLRAGFDQIAQGMGGMMSVTGLPGQGPVRAGIAVADSAAGLYGAIGALVALQERAVSGKGQWVQTSLLEAQIGMMDFQVARYLVEGKVPPQAGNDHPYATPMGVYATRDGHINLGVGAEGHWRSFCSAIGRPELASDPRYDNMEKRFAARPELRVLLEEIMSTQDSAYWLDACEKASVPAGPIYAVDAVFDDPQVQHLGIAQPVSHPAIGDIRVVGQPVSLSRTPSSIATPTPDAGDHNLEILTELGFDEAAIAGLKAEGAI, from the coding sequence ATGCCCCGCCCGACGCCGTCCACTGCCCTCGAACGCTTGCGCGTGCTCGACCTGACGCGCGTGCGCGCCGGGCCGACCTGCGCCCGCATCTTCGCCGATTTCGGCGCGGACGTGATCAAGATCGAAAGCCCGCCGGGTGTCGATCCCAACGAGAACATGAGCGGGCCGCGGCATGGCTACGACATGCAGAACCTGCATCGGAACAAGCGCTCGCTGACGCTCAACCTGAAGACTGCGTCCGGCAAGGCGATCCTGCGCAAGCTGATCGTCGATGCCGACCTCCTGGTCGAGAACTTCCGGCCGGATGTGAAGGAGCGGCTCGGACTCGATTTCGAGACGCTGCATGCGCTCAACCCGCGGCTGATCCTGGTCTCGATCTCGGGCTTCGGCCAGAGCGGTCCCTATCGCCTGCGCGCCGGCTTCGACCAGATCGCCCAGGGCATGGGCGGCATGATGTCGGTCACCGGCCTGCCCGGCCAGGGGCCGGTGCGCGCTGGCATCGCCGTCGCCGACTCCGCCGCCGGGCTCTATGGCGCGATCGGCGCGCTGGTCGCACTGCAGGAACGCGCGGTCTCGGGCAAGGGCCAGTGGGTGCAGACCTCGCTGCTCGAAGCCCAGATCGGCATGATGGACTTCCAGGTCGCGCGCTATCTGGTCGAGGGCAAGGTGCCGCCGCAGGCCGGCAACGACCATCCCTACGCGACGCCGATGGGCGTCTATGCGACGCGCGACGGCCACATCAATCTCGGCGTCGGCGCCGAGGGGCATTGGCGCTCCTTCTGCAGCGCCATCGGCCGGCCGGAGCTCGCCAGCGACCCACGCTATGACAATATGGAGAAGCGCTTCGCGGCGCGGCCGGAACTGCGCGTGCTGCTCGAGGAGATCATGTCCACGCAGGACAGCGCCTACTGGCTCGACGCCTGTGAGAAGGCTTCCGTGCCGGCCGGGCCGATCTATGCGGTCGATGCCGTCTTCGACGATCCGCAGGTGCAGCATCTCGGCATCGCGCAACCCGTCAGCCATCCCGCGATCGGCGACATCCGCGTCGTCGGCCAGCCGGTCAGCCTGTCGCGCACGCCGTCCAGCATCGCGACGCCGACGCCGGATGCCGGCGACCACAACCTCGAAATCCTCACCGAGCTCGGCTTCGACGAGGCGGCCATCGCCGGCCTCAAAGCCGAAGGCGCGATCTGA
- a CDS encoding SEC-C metal-binding domain-containing protein: MRIIHGDVELQEKLGRNDLCVCGSGRRFQTLLHAQRPLRRLRPRRLLSGTDRRRD, encoded by the coding sequence ATCCGCATCATCCATGGCGATGTCGAACTGCAGGAGAAACTTGGCCGCAACGATCTGTGCGTCTGCGGATCAGGACGCAGATTTCAAACGCTGCTGCATGCGCAGCGGCCGCTTCGACGGCTCAGACCGCGACGACTACTTTCAGGGACTGATCGTCGCCGGGACTGA
- a CDS encoding pyridoxamine 5'-phosphate oxidase family protein: MSAISEKPGTTVDDAAQLRAIVGEESLVVQKKVLDRLDTFCRDFIALSPFLVLATADREGGVDASPRGDGPGFVEVLDERTLLIPDRRGNNRIDSFRNVLSAPGVGLVFFVPGITETLRVNGRARMTTDAALLEPMAMQEKAPKLGLIVEVDEAYFHCGKALLRSKLWAQEAQVERSSFPTLGRIVAEQTKAVDAAEADANLEEAYRSRLY, from the coding sequence ATGAGCGCGATCAGCGAGAAGCCGGGCACGACGGTCGATGATGCAGCCCAGCTGCGCGCGATCGTCGGCGAGGAATCCCTGGTCGTCCAGAAGAAGGTGCTCGACCGGCTCGACACATTCTGCCGCGACTTCATCGCGCTCTCGCCCTTTCTCGTGCTGGCCACCGCCGACCGCGAGGGCGGCGTGGATGCCAGCCCGCGCGGCGACGGGCCGGGCTTCGTCGAGGTCCTCGACGAGCGGACGCTGCTGATCCCGGACCGGCGCGGCAACAACCGGATCGATTCCTTCCGCAATGTGCTGAGCGCACCGGGCGTCGGGCTGGTCTTCTTCGTGCCGGGGATCACCGAGACGCTGCGCGTCAATGGACGGGCGCGGATGACCACCGACGCTGCGCTGCTGGAACCCATGGCGATGCAGGAGAAGGCACCGAAGCTCGGCCTGATCGTCGAGGTGGATGAGGCTTATTTCCATTGCGGCAAGGCGCTGCTCCGCTCGAAGCTCTGGGCTCAGGAGGCGCAGGTCGAGCGCAGCAGCTTTCCGACGCTTGGCCGCATCGTCGCCGAGCAGACCAAGGCGGTTGATGCCGCCGAGGCCGATGCCAATCTGGAAGAGGCCTACCGCTCGCGGCTCTATTGA
- a CDS encoding phosphogluconate dehydrogenase C-terminal domain-containing protein, which produces MTVVALFGAGGKMGMRLGRNLARSRFETRHVEISPAGQDRIREAFGVPCIDPGAAIAGAEVVILAVPDTVVGAVSRDLVPKLAAGTIVVILDAAAPHAGHLPERADITYFVTHPCHPPIFNDETEEAARADHFGGIAAKQHIVNALMQGPEAHYALGEEVARAIWAPVMRSHRVTVEQMAILEPGLSETVCATLLDAMREAMEETIARGVPREAARDFLLGHMNILAAVTFGEVQGVFSDACNKAIVFGKETILRPDWKRLFEPQEIADSVRRIT; this is translated from the coding sequence ATGACGGTGGTTGCACTGTTCGGTGCCGGCGGCAAGATGGGCATGCGCCTCGGCCGCAATCTCGCGCGCTCGCGCTTCGAGACGCGCCATGTCGAGATCAGCCCGGCCGGCCAGGACCGTATCCGCGAAGCCTTCGGCGTGCCTTGCATCGATCCGGGCGCGGCGATCGCGGGGGCCGAGGTCGTGATCCTCGCGGTGCCCGATACCGTCGTCGGCGCTGTCTCCCGCGATCTCGTGCCGAAGCTGGCGGCTGGGACGATCGTCGTCATCCTCGACGCGGCCGCGCCTCATGCCGGTCATCTGCCCGAGCGCGCCGACATCACCTATTTCGTCACCCATCCCTGCCATCCGCCGATCTTCAATGACGAGACCGAGGAAGCCGCAAGGGCGGACCATTTTGGCGGCATCGCGGCAAAGCAGCACATCGTCAACGCGCTGATGCAGGGGCCGGAGGCGCATTACGCGCTTGGCGAGGAGGTCGCCCGGGCGATCTGGGCGCCGGTGATGCGCTCGCACCGCGTAACCGTCGAGCAGATGGCGATCCTCGAGCCCGGCTTGTCGGAAACCGTCTGCGCCACGCTGCTAGATGCGATGCGCGAGGCGATGGAGGAGACGATCGCCCGCGGCGTGCCGCGCGAGGCCGCGCGCGACTTCCTGCTCGGCCATATGAACATCCTGGCGGCGGTGACCTTCGGCGAGGTCCAGGGTGTGTTCTCCGACGCCTGCAACAAGGCGATCGTCTTCGGCAAGGAGACCATTCTTCGGCCGGACTGGAAGCGCCTGTTCGAGCCGCAGGAGATCGCCGACAGCGTCCGGCGCATCACCTGA
- the modB gene encoding molybdate ABC transporter permease subunit, which produces MFVSDWLTPEEWTAVRLSLIVATTAMLASLPLGLAIAWLLARGRFWGKSLLDAVIHLPLILPPVVTGYLLLLGFGRRGPIGQFLYDWFGIVLSFRWTGAALACAVMGFPLMVRAIRLSIEAIDRKLEDAAGTLGAGPFWVFLTVTLPLALPGILAGMILCFAKAMGEFGATITFVSNIPGETQTLPSAIYTFTQVPNGDAGAMRLTLISIAISVAALFASEFLARLVGRRIAVE; this is translated from the coding sequence TTGTTCGTGAGCGACTGGCTGACGCCGGAGGAGTGGACGGCCGTCCGCCTCAGCCTGATCGTCGCCACCACCGCCATGCTGGCGAGCCTCCCTCTGGGGCTCGCCATCGCCTGGTTGCTGGCGCGCGGGCGCTTCTGGGGCAAGTCGCTGCTCGACGCCGTCATCCACCTGCCGCTGATCCTGCCGCCGGTCGTCACCGGCTATCTCCTCTTGCTCGGCTTCGGCCGGCGCGGGCCGATCGGCCAGTTCCTTTATGACTGGTTCGGCATCGTGCTCTCCTTCCGCTGGACCGGTGCGGCGCTAGCATGCGCGGTGATGGGCTTTCCGCTGATGGTCCGGGCGATCCGGCTCTCGATCGAGGCGATCGACCGCAAGCTCGAGGATGCGGCGGGGACGCTCGGCGCCGGCCCGTTCTGGGTGTTCCTGACGGTGACCCTGCCGCTCGCATTGCCCGGCATCCTCGCCGGCATGATCCTGTGCTTCGCCAAGGCGATGGGCGAGTTCGGCGCGACCATCACCTTCGTCTCAAACATCCCCGGCGAGACGCAGACCCTGCCTTCGGCGATCTACACCTTCACCCAGGTGCCGAACGGCGATGCCGGGGCGATGCGGCTGACCCTGATCTCGATCGCGATCTCGGTCGCGGCGCTGTTCGCCTCGGAATTCCTGGCGCGGCTGGTCGGCAGGCGGATCGCCGTCGAATGA
- the modA gene encoding molybdate ABC transporter substrate-binding protein → MPSNRRHVGFSFLGFTAALLIGVASFTGPAFAQSKELVVFAAASLKNALDEATANWVKESGKPAPKISYAASNALAKQLEQGAPADLFLSADLDWMDYAASKSLINKESRVSLLANRIALIAPADAKITATLAPGVDLSAALGSSRLAMGNVDSVPAGKYGKAALEKLGGWDKVKDKIAQSDNVRAALLLVSRGEAPLGIVYTTDAAADPKVKVIATFPEDTHPPIVYPVAITKDSANPDAQAFLTYLRGNGAKASFEKQGFTVLNKPASSS, encoded by the coding sequence ATGCCATCGAACCGCCGTCACGTGGGCTTCAGCTTCCTGGGTTTCACCGCCGCACTGCTGATCGGCGTCGCTTCCTTCACCGGTCCGGCCTTCGCCCAGAGCAAGGAACTGGTGGTCTTCGCCGCCGCGAGCCTGAAGAACGCGCTCGACGAGGCCACGGCCAACTGGGTCAAGGAGAGCGGCAAGCCGGCGCCGAAGATCTCCTATGCGGCGAGCAATGCGCTGGCCAAGCAGCTCGAGCAGGGCGCGCCGGCCGATCTCTTCCTCTCGGCCGATCTCGACTGGATGGACTACGCGGCCAGCAAGAGCCTGATCAACAAGGAGAGCCGCGTCAGCCTGCTCGCCAACCGGATCGCGCTGATCGCGCCGGCCGACGCCAAGATCACGGCGACCTTGGCGCCGGGCGTCGACCTCTCCGCTGCGCTCGGCTCCAGCCGACTCGCCATGGGCAATGTCGATTCGGTGCCGGCCGGCAAATACGGCAAGGCGGCGCTGGAGAAGCTCGGCGGCTGGGACAAGGTCAAGGACAAGATCGCGCAGAGTGACAATGTCCGCGCCGCGCTGCTGCTGGTCTCGCGCGGCGAAGCGCCGCTCGGCATCGTCTACACCACCGACGCCGCCGCCGATCCGAAGGTCAAGGTGATCGCAACCTTCCCGGAGGATACCCATCCGCCGATCGTCTATCCCGTCGCCATCACCAAGGATTCGGCTAACCCCGACGCGCAGGCCTTCCTGACCTATCTGCGCGGCAATGGTGCCAAAGCCAGCTTCGAGAAGCAGGGCTTCACGGTCCTGAACAAGCCTGCCAGCTCCTCGTAA